One genomic segment of Vibrio agarivorans includes these proteins:
- the mukE gene encoding chromosome partition protein MukE, producing MSSTDTNDYMPENLVKAISNPLFPQLDSLLRAGRHISSEDLDNHALLSDFEVELGSFYQRYNTELVKAPEGFFYLRPRSTSLISRSVLSELDMLVGKVLCFLYLSPERLAHEGIFTNQELYEELLTLTDENKLMKLVTNRASGSDLDKEKLFEKVRTSLRRLRRLGMVITVGETGKFRISEAVFRFGADVRVGDDIREAQLRLIRDGEAVVHTPEPSQGSLLEEAHSDESDTPELELNNVDMDTVPAEGIVE from the coding sequence ATGTCATCGACAGATACTAACGACTACATGCCAGAGAATCTGGTAAAAGCAATTTCGAACCCTCTGTTCCCGCAGCTTGATAGCTTGCTGCGTGCAGGGCGTCATATTTCAAGTGAAGATCTTGATAACCACGCACTTCTTTCTGATTTTGAAGTAGAGCTTGGTTCGTTCTATCAGCGCTATAACACCGAGTTAGTGAAAGCGCCGGAAGGCTTCTTCTATCTTCGTCCACGCTCAACATCGCTCATCAGCCGTAGTGTGCTGTCTGAGCTTGATATGCTGGTGGGTAAGGTGCTGTGTTTCCTTTACCTTAGCCCAGAGCGTTTGGCGCATGAAGGTATCTTCACCAACCAAGAGTTGTATGAAGAGCTTCTTACGCTGACCGATGAAAACAAACTGATGAAGCTGGTGACAAACCGCGCGTCAGGCTCTGATCTCGACAAAGAGAAACTGTTTGAAAAAGTACGTACATCGCTGCGTCGTCTGCGCCGTTTAGGCATGGTGATTACCGTGGGCGAAACGGGCAAGTTCCGTATCAGTGAAGCGGTGTTCCGCTTTGGTGCTGATGTGCGTGTGGGTGACGATATCCGTGAAGCGCAGCTGCGTCTTATCCGTGATGGTGAGGCCGTGGTGCATACACCTGAACCAAGCCAAGGCAGCTTGCTTGAAGAGGCTCATAGCGATGAGTCGGATACCCCAGAACTAGAATTGAACAATGTTGACATGGATACCGTGCCAGCAGAAGGAATCGTAGAATGA
- the mukF gene encoding chromosome partition protein MukF, with amino-acid sequence MSEMTHNVAEQPVDELVSWVQKNEFSLSLPPERLAFMIALAVLSNERFDEELGEGELHDAFAIVSKMFPETGEASAFRANNAINDMVKQRLISRFTSEINDGASIYRLSPLAIGITDYYVRHREFSKLRLSIQLSMVADEMAKALQAAQEGGTTAHWKKNVYGVLRYSVAEIFDQIDLNQRVMDEQQQQVKTQIAELLNKDWREAINNCEQLLSETSETLKELQDTLQAAGDELQTQIMDIQEQVYGNEELDFIDETLFSLQMKLDRITSWGQQTIDLWIGYDRHVHKFIRTAIDMDKNRAFSSRLRQSLKDYFDQPWFLTYADAERLSDLRDEALVLRDDEVTGQVPMEVEYEEFEQVNDELAERIGDMLKAHKDQGKPIDLGAVLRDYLAQHPHTHHFDLARIVVDQAVRMGYSESDYQAIQPDWQAINDFGAKVQANVIDRY; translated from the coding sequence ATGAGTGAGATGACTCACAATGTAGCCGAGCAGCCAGTCGATGAGCTGGTCAGCTGGGTACAGAAGAATGAATTTTCTCTCAGCCTCCCGCCGGAACGCTTAGCATTTATGATCGCGCTCGCAGTGTTGAGCAATGAGCGATTTGATGAAGAGCTGGGGGAAGGTGAACTGCATGATGCGTTTGCGATAGTCTCAAAAATGTTTCCTGAGACGGGCGAAGCGTCTGCGTTCCGAGCGAATAACGCCATTAATGATATGGTGAAACAACGTCTGATCAGCCGATTTACGAGTGAAATTAACGATGGTGCAAGCATCTATCGTCTTTCGCCGTTAGCGATCGGCATTACCGATTACTATGTCCGTCACCGTGAGTTTTCTAAACTTCGCCTGTCTATCCAGCTGTCTATGGTGGCAGATGAGATGGCGAAGGCGCTGCAAGCGGCACAAGAGGGCGGCACCACCGCACACTGGAAGAAGAACGTTTATGGCGTTTTACGCTATTCTGTTGCGGAAATCTTCGATCAAATCGACCTCAACCAGCGTGTGATGGACGAGCAGCAGCAACAAGTGAAAACACAGATTGCTGAGCTACTGAACAAAGATTGGCGTGAAGCCATCAATAACTGTGAGCAACTGCTGTCAGAAACCTCGGAAACCCTAAAAGAGCTGCAAGACACCTTGCAAGCGGCGGGTGATGAGCTGCAAACGCAGATCATGGATATTCAAGAGCAAGTGTATGGCAATGAAGAACTCGACTTCATTGACGAAACCCTATTCAGCTTGCAGATGAAGCTGGACCGCATCACCAGCTGGGGTCAGCAAACCATCGATTTATGGATTGGCTATGACCGCCACGTCCACAAATTTATTCGTACAGCGATTGATATGGATAAGAACCGAGCGTTTAGCTCGCGTTTACGTCAATCGCTCAAAGACTATTTCGACCAACCATGGTTCCTGACTTATGCCGATGCAGAGCGCTTGAGCGATCTGCGTGATGAGGCATTAGTCCTTCGCGATGACGAAGTGACCGGCCAAGTCCCAATGGAAGTGGAATACGAAGAGTTTGAACAAGTCAATGATGAGCTAGCAGAGCGCATCGGTGACATGCTGAAGGCCCATAAAGACCAAGGCAAGCCGATTGACCTCGGTGCTGTATTGCGTGATTACCTCGCACAGCACCCACACACTCATCATTTTGATTTAGCTCGCATCGTTGTTGATCAAGCAGTACGTATGGGTTATTCAGAATCCGACTATCAAGCAATCCAGCCAGATTGGCAGGCGATCAACGACTTTGGCGCAAAGGTACAAGCAAATGTCATCGACAGATACTAA
- the cmoM gene encoding tRNA uridine 5-oxyacetic acid(34) methyltransferase CmoM yields the protein MKQTQDRNFDDIAHKFAKNIYGSDKGEIRQVIVWEDLEALLANFDQHESPLTVLDAGGGLAQMSQKVAKLGHEVILCDLSSEMLKLAEKDIDGNGLSEQYRFVHSPVQEVGNHLDAKVDIAMFHAVMEWLADPEEALKLLLQQVKDGGMASIMFYNHHGLVYKNVICGNIPHVLNGMPFRKRFKLQPQKGLKPEEVYQWIENAGFEICGKSGIRSFSDYIGDREFVGDYEYEDVLALEKQLCRQEPYLSLGRYIHVWAKKKQQQE from the coding sequence ATGAAACAAACACAAGACCGCAATTTCGATGATATTGCCCACAAATTCGCAAAAAATATTTATGGCTCAGATAAGGGAGAAATCCGTCAAGTCATTGTTTGGGAAGACTTAGAGGCATTATTAGCGAATTTTGACCAACATGAAAGCCCTTTAACTGTTCTAGATGCAGGGGGCGGACTCGCTCAAATGTCACAAAAAGTGGCCAAACTGGGTCACGAGGTCATTCTGTGTGACCTGTCTTCAGAAATGCTTAAGCTGGCTGAGAAGGACATTGACGGCAATGGTCTGAGTGAACAGTATCGCTTTGTACACAGCCCGGTGCAGGAGGTGGGTAACCATCTTGATGCCAAGGTGGATATCGCGATGTTTCATGCGGTGATGGAGTGGCTTGCAGACCCTGAAGAAGCCCTCAAATTGCTCCTCCAACAGGTTAAAGATGGCGGTATGGCGTCAATTATGTTCTACAACCACCATGGTTTAGTTTACAAGAACGTAATTTGTGGCAATATCCCGCATGTGTTAAACGGTATGCCGTTTAGAAAAAGATTTAAATTACAGCCACAGAAAGGTCTAAAGCCAGAAGAGGTGTATCAGTGGATCGAAAACGCAGGTTTTGAAATCTGCGGTAAATCGGGAATTCGTTCGTTCAGTGATTACATCGGCGATAGAGAATTTGTTGGCGATTACGAATATGAAGACGTATTGGCATTAGAAAAACAACTTTGTCGACAAGAGCCATACCTCTCATTAGGCCGCTACATCCATGTATGGGCCAAAAAGAAGCAACAGCAGGAATAA
- the elyC gene encoding envelope biogenesis factor ElyC: protein MFELKKVVSALLMPLPAMLIVAFFGLMLIMFTAKRKSGCFIVLFSLIGIFLIAFQPVTTRLLMPLERQYSVFLPVDKTVDYVMVLGNGHVVDDQIPPTSELTRAGLMRLSEGIRILRMYPGAKLILSGYAGGTDTSNARMMAKVALALGVSKSDIVLLETAKDTWEEAHQAAAYVGQKNLVVVTSASHMKRAMQEFDTAGLSPMPAPTNYLAHDNINQPWDKYMPKAKYLEQTERYWHETLGTHWKSLRDWAGETKTLEAPIEILSETEVEN, encoded by the coding sequence ATGTTTGAACTGAAAAAAGTGGTCTCTGCTCTGCTAATGCCGCTACCAGCAATGCTCATCGTGGCGTTTTTCGGGCTGATGCTCATTATGTTTACAGCGAAACGTAAGTCCGGCTGTTTCATCGTGCTATTCTCTCTTATCGGCATTTTTCTGATTGCCTTTCAACCTGTGACCACTCGTCTTTTGATGCCACTAGAGCGTCAATACTCTGTATTTTTACCCGTTGATAAAACCGTCGACTATGTGATGGTGTTGGGTAATGGCCATGTGGTTGATGATCAGATCCCACCAACGTCAGAGTTAACCCGTGCAGGCCTAATGAGACTGAGTGAAGGCATCCGTATTCTGCGTATGTACCCTGGCGCAAAGCTGATTCTTTCTGGCTATGCTGGCGGCACTGATACAAGTAACGCACGCATGATGGCCAAAGTGGCGCTAGCCCTTGGGGTATCAAAATCGGATATCGTTTTATTAGAGACTGCGAAAGACACATGGGAAGAGGCGCATCAAGCGGCCGCTTATGTGGGTCAGAAAAACCTTGTGGTCGTGACATCGGCAAGCCATATGAAGCGAGCGATGCAAGAGTTTGATACCGCTGGTTTGTCTCCGATGCCAGCACCCACCAACTATCTTGCCCACGACAATATCAATCAGCCTTGGGACAAATATATGCCGAAGGCCAAATACCTAGAGCAAACCGAGCGCTACTGGCACGAAACGCTAGGAACACATTGGAAATCACTGCGTGACTGGGCAGGTGAAACCAAAACCCTTGAAGCGCCGATAGAGATCTTAAGTGAGACGGAAGTCGAAAACTAA